A genome region from Cryptococcus neoformans var. neoformans B-3501A chromosome 8, whole genome shotgun sequence includes the following:
- a CDS encoding hypothetical protein (HMMPfam hit to Pkinase, Protein kinase domain, score: 258.4, E(): 1.2e-74) produces MTSPSAQPMIPRSQPPRPSHTQSSPAINSTGIKPNGSPSVIRRAPSVPVNPSTAAASGSLSSLLKSENTAQAVSRSSPPTEPNDLPRPIEPTPMLPITGLPNSSSSSSNARHGSSSSISRGPSVTGTLTPATTALGAPIEPTPPQTGASKMAAAAKRGLDGSAGNNVKVYEEGHPLNEETLKQRGYQTLNILNHPFHLPDRWKLLRPLGQGAYGLVIQVQDAETEIPIAVKCVTRVFDKVILARRALREITLLRHFGEHDNLTGLVDMDNVWDGYNEIYLYMEPMEADLHQIIRSGQPLGNAHIQFFIYQLLRGMKYIHSANVIHRDLKPGNLLVNSGCELKICDFGLARGFNPVRGEEPQGEEGKLTEYVATRWYRAPEIMLSNRRYTTAIDVWSIGCILAELLGLKPVFKGKDYIEQMTLILETLGTPDEETMARVASEKALTFLKTLPTYEKKDLGSIFPDADPLAVDLTDKLLEFDPTRRIDVPSALTHAYVERYHDPEDEPSCDKIFDKWEEVESLSTIEELKEAITREIQGFREEVRMAAEEDDEDEEWAEGEYLDDENVFHDSPGPALASTLEKFTYPDHIAPSSSILPSAARLAPIIHQSPKGSKSPHVKSAHLPSVPSSANSSKPSSTAGSAPRTREHSPTTTFITPAEDYFTAQHGFGGPNGRASRRSSSHSTSGRRPASFLFSPFGAGMTQIVPTPNAYPRSHAQASPELTTAEKTPRDRRSSGLWRTRSRAQSQSGNLVLERLSSLEINDHKDGEKNRIDALHAVVGLGGDGEVPPMTVSPSDAPPSEVPKSFGY; encoded by the exons ATGACGAGCCCTTCAGCTCAACCAATGATCCCACGTTCCCAACCTCCTAGGCCATCTCACACCCAGTCCTCACCAGCCATCAATTCGACAGGCATAAAACCTAATGGTTCGCCTTCTGTCATCAGACGGGCTCCAAGTGTTCCTGTCAACCCAAGTACTGCTGCAGCGTCAGGAAGtttgtcttctcttttgAAGAGCGAAAATACTGCACAAGCTGTCTCACGATCGTCTCCTCCAACAGAGCCGAATGATCTTCCCAGACCCATTGAGCCAACACCCATGCTTCCTATAACGGGTCTACCcaattcttcctcgtcatcgtccAACGCCAGACAcggttcttcttcttccatttctcggGGACCTTCAGTGACTGGAACCCTAACACCTGCGACAACGGCCCTTGGCGCGCCTATAGAACCGACTCCACCGCAGACGGGAGCGAGCAAGATGGCTGCAGCTGCAAAGAGAGGATTGGATGGATCTGCTGGGAATAACGTAAAAGTGTACGAAGAGGGTCATCCGCTGAATGAAGAGACTCTCAAACAGAG GGGCTACCAGACGCTCAATATTCTTAATCACCCTTTCCACCTGCCTGACCGCTGGAAGCTTCTTCGACCATTAGGCCAAGGTGCCTACGGTCTAGTCATCCAAGTACAAGATGCCGAGACGGAAATTCCTATCGCTGTCAAGTGTGTGACCAGGGTGTTTGACAAGGTTATTTTGGCGAGAAGAGCGTTGAGAGAGATTACGTTGCTGAGACATTTTGGAGAACATGATAATCTGACAGGGTTGGTGGATATGGATAACGTCTGGGATGGGTATAATGAAAT TTACCTATACATGGAG CCCATGGAAGCAGATCTTCATCAGATCATCCGCTCCGGTCAGCCCCTCGGGAATGCGCATATCCAGTTCTTTATCTATCAACTCTTACGAGGCATGAAATACATCCACTCCGCCAACGTCATCCATCGTGATCTCAAACCTGGCAACTTGCTCGTAAACTCGGGTTGCGAATTGAAAATCTGCGATTTTGGGTTGGCCAGAGGGTTCAATCCCGTTAGGGGCGAGGAACCtcagggagaggaaggaaaattGACAGAAT ATGTCGCGACGAGATGGTATAGAGCACCAGAGATCATGTTGTCCAACCGAAGATACACCACAGCTA TCGACGTCTGGTCGATAGGGTGTATACTAGCCGAGTTGCTGGGGTTAAAACCCGTGTTCAAGGGGAAAGA CTATATCGAACAAATGACCCTCATTCTTGAAACACTTGGGACACCAGATGAGGAGACTATGGCCCGGGTGGCCAGTGAAAAG GCTCTTACTTTCTTGAAGACTTTGCCAACTtatgagaagaaagatcTGGGGAGTATATTCCCCGATGCCGATCCTCTAG CCGTCGACTTGACCGATAAGTTATTGGAGTTTGATCCCACCCGTCGAATTGACGTTCCGTCGGCTTTAACACATGCTTATGTCGAGAGATACCATGATCCGGAAGACGAACCTTCTTGCGATAAGATCTTTGACAAATGGGAGGAAGTCGAATCGCTCAGCACGATTGAGGAGTTGAAAGAGGCGATCACGAGGGAGATTCAGGGGTTCAGAGAAGAGGTTCGAATGGCCgcggaagaggacgatgaagacgaagagtGGGCTGAAGGGGAGTACTTGGACGATGAAAACGTTTTCCACGATAGTCCTGGGCCCGCTTTGGCATCCACTCTCGAGAAATTCACCTATCCTGACCATATTGCCCCCAGTTCGTCTATTCTCCCCTCAGCTGCTCGACTTGCTCCTATAATTCACCAATCCCCCAAAGGCAGCAAATCCCCACACGTCAAATCAGCTCACTTGCCCTCTGTGCCTTCCTCCGCAAACAGCTCCAAACCCAGCTCCACAGCGGGCTCCGCTCCTCGTACACGCGAGCACTCTCCGACTACGACTTTTATCACCCCCGCAGAAGATTACTTTACGGCACAGCATGGGTTTGGAGGGCCAAACGGACGTGCGTCGAGGCGTTCAAGTAGTCACTCAACGTCTGGGCGACGACCTGCGAGCTTTTTGTTTTCACCATTTGGTGCGGGTATGACCCAAATCGTCCCTACACCCAACGCATACCCCCGTTCACATGCCCAAGCTTCTCCTGAACTTACAACAGCCGAGAAAACACCCCGTGACAGACGATCAAGCGGTCTTTGGCGCACCCGCTCCAGAGCCCAAAGCCAGTCTGGTAATCTTGTCCTCGAGCGTCTCAGTAGCCTCGAAATTAATGACCataaagatggagaaaagaatAGGATCGACGCGCTGCATGCGGTAGTGGGGTTGGGTGGAGATGGCGAAGTACCACCGATGACGGTGTCGCCAAGTGATGCACCCCCTAGTGAGGTGCCAAAGAGCTTCGGATATTAG
- a CDS encoding hypothetical protein (Match to ESTs gb|CF185329.1|CF185329, gb|CF191328.1|CF191328): MAYNHKLPKKISLKPKKHHGFQVFLWLLGLLLPPLAVAVRFGIGVDFFVNVFLCICGYIPCHFHNFYIQNIRNNSNRARTPKWAIKYGLVDNSDRERRARKNQWSKRFDERNNHSTLAEQELEEGEEGPNYDPSIVNPEEVERRRNEGLWTADDEEYYNDDQAPNQRKWHYPANFEGAVGDGRSYKRNASSGGDRWQRAARRSSGASNTYPPVAATDDDVPEWGKDYGSKRRSSKKKLNKKQDHTHDWARNPEYGNEDESGARGAGGSGRPREGSRGSGRANGGTANGDPNWDHEF, encoded by the exons ATGGCGTACAACCATAAACTTCCGAAAAAGATATCGCTCAAGCCAAAGAAACATCATGGTTTCCAGGTATTCTTGTGGTTATTAGGGCTGTTATTACCGCCTCTAG CTGTTGCTGTTCGATTCGGTATTGGAGTCGACTTCTTTGTCAACGTATTCCTATGTATTTGCGGCT ATATTCCGTGTCATTTTCACAA CTTCTACATTCAAAACATCCGCAACAATTCCAACAGAGCCCGAACGCCCAAATGGGCCatcaag TACGGTCTTGTCGACAACTCTGACCGAGAACGACGTGCTCGAAAGAACCAATGGTCCAAGCGCTTCGATGAACGTAACAACCACTCTACTCTGGCTGAACAAGAGctcgaagaaggtgaagagggacCCAACTATGACCCTAGCATCGTGAACCCtgaagaagttgaaaggaggaggaatgagGGCTTGTGGactgctgatgatgaagagtaTTACAACGATG ACCAAGCTCCCAACCAACGCAAATGGCACTACCCGGCCAACTTTGAAGGTGCTGTCGGTGATGGTCGATCATATAAGCGCAACGCTTCCTCTGGTGGAGACAGATGGCAACGCGCTGCCCGACGATCATCGGGAGCATCAAACACTTACCCTCCGGTGGCTGCCACCGACGATGACGTACCCGAGTGGGGTAAGGATTATGGCAGCAAGCGTCGTTccagcaagaagaagctgaacaAGAAGCAAGACCATACACATGATTGGGCGAGGAACCCCGAGTATGGcaatgaggatgaaagcGGTGCACGAGGTGCGGGTGGAAGTGGACGACCCAGGGAAGGAAGTAGGGGTAGTGGGAGGGCGAATGGAGGCACAGCAAATGGTGATCCTAACTGGGACCACGAATTCTAA